Proteins from a single region of Verrucosispora sp. NA02020:
- a CDS encoding ABC transporter ATP-binding protein, which translates to MNSEPLLRVRDVHRRFRTGPSVVHALRGVSFDVAPGAMVALVGRSGSGKTTLLNTIGGLDRPDSGTVHVDGTDVTALDEDGLSRLRREKVSYIFQSFGLIPVLSAAENVAAPLRLARMAPTERERRVALLLDLVGLADHARQRPAELSGGQQQRVAIARALAASPRLLVADEPTGQLDAETGLSVMALLRGVVESEGVTALVSTHDPVMMALADRVIRIHDGQLHDETAGRPDEPVPGAE; encoded by the coding sequence ATGAACAGTGAGCCGCTGTTGCGCGTGCGCGACGTGCACCGGCGCTTCCGCACCGGGCCGAGCGTCGTGCACGCCCTGCGTGGTGTGTCGTTCGACGTGGCTCCCGGTGCCATGGTGGCACTCGTCGGCCGGTCCGGGTCAGGCAAGACCACCCTGCTCAACACCATCGGCGGCCTGGATCGCCCGGACTCCGGCACCGTGCACGTCGACGGCACCGACGTCACCGCGCTCGACGAGGACGGTCTGTCCCGGCTGCGGCGCGAGAAGGTGTCGTACATCTTCCAGAGTTTCGGATTGATCCCGGTGCTCTCGGCCGCGGAGAACGTCGCCGCCCCGCTGCGGCTGGCCCGCATGGCCCCGACCGAGCGCGAGCGGCGGGTCGCGTTGCTGCTGGATCTGGTCGGTCTGGCCGACCACGCCCGGCAGCGACCGGCCGAGCTCTCCGGCGGCCAGCAGCAGCGGGTGGCGATCGCCCGCGCGCTGGCCGCCTCGCCCCGGCTCCTGGTCGCCGACGAACCCACCGGGCAACTGGACGCGGAGACCGGCCTGTCGGTGATGGCCCTGCTGCGTGGGGTGGTCGAGTCCGAGGGCGTCACCGCCCTGGTGTCCACCCACGATCCGGTGATGATGGCGTTGGCCGACCGGGTGATCCGGATCCACGACGGGCAGCTCCACGACGAGACGGCCGGACGGCCGGACGAGCCCGTGCCAGGCGCGGAGTGA
- a CDS encoding ABC transporter ATP-binding protein, protein MSRTPLSLPQPPARAPEFGRDALIVCENLVRIYQTGAIEVQALQGLDLTVDSGELVAVVGASGSGKSTLLSILAGIDAPTAGRVRVDRWNLLGMSRTDRVHYRRHTVGFVRQQTASNLIPYLTAREMVDLPMTAARTAKAERRDRAAELLDSLGVADCADRRPGQLSGGQQMRVAIAVALANRPRVLLADEPTGELDAATSAEVFGVLRDVNRRYGVTVVVVTHDPQVSGQVERTVAIRDGRTSSEVLRRTTTDAVGDTHMVAEEYAVMDRAGRVQVPRDFRQALALTRRVRLALEPDHITIRPSGDGE, encoded by the coding sequence ATGTCCCGCACACCGCTGTCCCTGCCGCAGCCACCCGCGCGGGCACCCGAGTTCGGTCGGGACGCGCTCATCGTGTGCGAGAACCTGGTGCGGATCTACCAGACCGGTGCGATCGAGGTGCAGGCACTGCAGGGACTGGACCTGACCGTGGACAGCGGGGAACTGGTCGCCGTCGTCGGTGCATCCGGGTCGGGCAAGTCGACGCTGCTGTCCATCCTGGCCGGCATCGACGCCCCGACCGCCGGACGGGTCCGGGTCGACCGGTGGAACCTGCTGGGAATGTCCCGCACCGACCGGGTGCACTACCGGCGGCACACCGTCGGGTTCGTCCGGCAGCAGACCGCCAGCAACCTGATCCCGTACCTGACCGCACGGGAGATGGTGGACCTGCCGATGACGGCGGCCCGCACCGCGAAGGCCGAGCGCCGGGACCGCGCGGCCGAGCTGCTGGACAGCCTCGGTGTCGCCGACTGCGCCGATCGGCGCCCCGGTCAACTCTCCGGCGGACAGCAGATGCGGGTCGCGATCGCGGTGGCGCTGGCCAACCGACCACGGGTGCTGCTCGCCGACGAGCCGACCGGCGAACTGGACGCCGCCACGTCGGCGGAGGTCTTCGGCGTACTGCGGGACGTCAACCGGCGCTACGGCGTCACCGTTGTCGTGGTGACCCACGACCCGCAGGTCAGCGGTCAGGTCGAACGGACCGTCGCGATCCGGGACGGGCGCACCAGCAGCGAGGTGCTGCGCCGCACCACCACCGACGCGGTGGGCGACACGCACATGGTCGCCGAGGAGTACGCCGTGATGGACCGCGCCGGGCGGGTCCAGGTGCCCCGCGACTTCCGCCAGGCGCTGGCGCTGACCCGACGGGTCCGGCTGGCCCTGGAACCCGACCACATCACGATCCGGCCCTCGGGAGACGGCGAATGA
- a CDS encoding class I adenylate-forming enzyme family protein yields the protein MPTEIWPQPVLDLLATGGDRPVFRDGDRTVTAAQMSGLVRRIAAGLRAAGAGPGVGVALQLGVTAEAFATIIAAFAVGARVSGIRPDLPSAQLTHQLDDNPLHVTDAHVTDLAATPDPGTTLVAAGRLDDIARITWTSGSTGTPKGCAQTYAAMSAAWAPYPDRWPPAVADLAPRLQRYLVFGSLSSQVMLEYAVLALTAGGTLIADRSPGFPGMISRNRATASVITVGKLHQLVQDHRTAPTDLSSLQALLVSGSPLAPGRLAEALDVLGPVIFHGYGQTETGMITMVTPAEMLASPTVLASVGRAPSVTELSIRDADGRPATEGELFVRTPAQATAYQGDPVETAEVFVDGWVRTRDLARLDSDGYLHLLGRIRDVIIVHATLVYAGPIERVLAADPTVAEAYVVGRPDDLTGEAVHAYVVPADGHTPDAARLRALVAETLGGASAPQTIQSIERVPVGPSGKPDKRTLARMTC from the coding sequence ATGCCGACTGAGATCTGGCCACAGCCCGTGCTGGACCTGCTCGCCACCGGCGGCGACCGACCGGTCTTCCGCGACGGCGACCGGACGGTCACCGCCGCGCAGATGTCCGGACTGGTCCGCCGGATCGCCGCCGGACTACGCGCCGCCGGAGCCGGGCCCGGTGTCGGAGTGGCCCTGCAACTCGGGGTCACCGCCGAGGCGTTCGCGACGATCATCGCGGCCTTCGCCGTCGGCGCCCGGGTCTCCGGCATCCGTCCCGACCTGCCCTCGGCGCAGCTCACCCACCAACTCGACGACAACCCCCTGCACGTCACCGACGCGCACGTCACCGACCTGGCGGCCACCCCCGACCCCGGGACCACGCTGGTCGCGGCCGGACGCCTGGACGACATCGCCCGGATCACCTGGACCAGCGGCAGCACCGGCACCCCGAAGGGCTGCGCCCAGACCTACGCGGCGATGAGTGCGGCCTGGGCCCCGTACCCGGACCGCTGGCCCCCGGCGGTCGCCGACCTCGCCCCCCGCCTCCAGCGCTATCTCGTCTTCGGCTCGCTGAGCAGCCAGGTGATGCTGGAGTACGCCGTTCTCGCCCTGACCGCAGGTGGCACCCTGATCGCCGACCGGTCCCCCGGCTTCCCGGGGATGATCAGCCGGAACCGGGCGACCGCCAGCGTGATCACCGTCGGTAAACTGCACCAACTCGTCCAGGACCACCGCACCGCACCCACCGACCTGAGCAGCCTGCAGGCGCTGCTGGTCTCCGGCTCCCCCCTCGCGCCGGGTCGGCTCGCCGAAGCACTCGACGTCCTCGGCCCCGTGATCTTCCACGGTTACGGCCAGACCGAGACCGGCATGATCACCATGGTGACGCCGGCCGAGATGCTGGCCTCCCCGACCGTGCTCGCCTCGGTCGGCCGAGCACCCTCGGTGACCGAGCTGTCCATCCGTGACGCCGACGGCCGCCCCGCCACCGAGGGTGAACTCTTCGTGCGGACACCGGCGCAGGCCACCGCCTACCAGGGCGACCCCGTCGAGACCGCCGAGGTCTTCGTCGACGGTTGGGTCCGCACCCGTGACCTTGCCCGCCTGGACAGCGACGGCTACCTGCACCTGCTCGGCCGGATCCGGGACGTCATCATCGTGCACGCCACCCTCGTGTACGCCGGGCCGATCGAACGGGTCCTCGCCGCCGACCCCACCGTGGCCGAGGCCTACGTCGTCGGCCGACCCGACGACCTCACCGGGGAGGCGGTGCACGCCTACGTGGTGCCGGCCGACGGCCACACACCCGACGCGGCACGACTGCGTGCCCTGGTGGCGGAGACCCTCGGAGGGGCGTCGGCGCCGCAGACGATCCAGTCGATCGAGCGGGTGCCGGTGGGGCCGAGCGGTAAGCCGGACAAGCGCACCCTGGCACGCATGACCTGTTAG
- a CDS encoding NAD(P)-binding domain-containing protein has translation MPLDYLIIGAGPAGLQLAALLQRDGRDYLVLEAGPTPGTFFTTYPRHRQLISINKIWTGSEDPEFNLRADWNSLLTDDPALLFKNYSRRYFPHADDLLRYLADFAHGLQVRYDTRVTRVARDGDVFTVCTGEDTLTAHRVVVATGVSQLYVPPIEGIALAERYDTVSVDPDDFTNQRVLIIGKGNSAFETADALVETAAVIHVAGPHSIKLAWQSHYVGHLRAVNNNFLDTYQLKSQNAVLDGTVERITRRDDGGYRIDFRYARTVESTRHLDYDRIILCTGFRFDASIFDPSARPRLVHNDRFPEQNSAYESVNVPGLHFAGTLTQQRDFKRSTSGFIHGFRYGVRALHRILTVRHHDSPWPSTPLENTPEAIADALITRLNRTSALWQQFAVLGDVVTVSGDTARYHEEVPVDYLHDGGLGPAPFAVVATLEYGPDHDQVDPFDITIPRIAENDAEHAHDASYLHPVIRVHRGGRLVAEHHLAENLENHWDLPAVHHQPLVLFLKGVLSDAD, from the coding sequence ATGCCGCTCGATTACCTGATCATCGGAGCCGGACCGGCTGGACTCCAGCTCGCCGCCCTGTTGCAGCGCGACGGTCGTGACTATCTGGTGCTGGAAGCCGGTCCCACACCGGGCACCTTCTTCACCACCTATCCCCGGCACCGGCAACTCATCTCGATCAACAAGATCTGGACCGGTTCCGAGGATCCGGAGTTCAACCTGCGGGCGGACTGGAACTCGCTGCTCACCGACGATCCGGCGCTGCTGTTCAAGAACTACAGCCGGCGCTACTTCCCCCACGCGGACGACCTGCTGCGGTACCTCGCCGACTTCGCCCACGGCCTACAGGTCAGATACGACACCCGGGTCACCCGGGTCGCACGGGACGGCGACGTGTTCACCGTCTGCACCGGCGAGGACACCCTGACCGCCCACCGTGTCGTGGTCGCCACCGGGGTCTCCCAGCTCTACGTCCCGCCGATCGAGGGCATCGCACTCGCCGAGCGGTACGACACCGTCAGCGTCGACCCGGACGACTTCACCAACCAGCGTGTGCTCATCATCGGCAAGGGCAACTCGGCCTTCGAGACCGCCGACGCGCTCGTCGAGACCGCCGCGGTCATCCACGTCGCCGGCCCGCACTCGATCAAACTGGCGTGGCAGTCCCACTACGTCGGGCACCTGCGCGCGGTGAACAACAACTTCCTCGACACCTACCAGCTCAAGTCACAGAACGCGGTGCTCGACGGCACCGTCGAACGGATCACCCGACGCGACGACGGCGGCTACCGCATCGACTTCCGCTACGCCCGCACCGTCGAGTCGACCCGGCACCTCGACTACGACCGGATCATCCTCTGCACCGGGTTCCGATTCGACGCGAGCATCTTCGACCCCTCCGCCCGACCGCGACTCGTGCACAACGACCGCTTCCCCGAGCAGAACTCCGCCTACGAGTCGGTGAACGTCCCGGGCCTGCACTTCGCCGGCACCCTCACCCAACAACGCGACTTCAAACGCTCCACCAGCGGATTCATCCACGGCTTCCGGTACGGCGTGCGCGCCCTGCACCGCATCCTGACCGTCCGCCACCACGACTCACCCTGGCCGTCCACACCACTGGAGAACACTCCGGAGGCGATCGCCGACGCCCTCATCACCCGCCTCAACCGCACCTCGGCACTGTGGCAGCAGTTCGCCGTCCTCGGCGACGTCGTCACCGTCTCCGGTGACACCGCGCGCTACCACGAGGAGGTACCGGTCGACTACCTGCACGACGGCGGCCTGGGACCCGCACCGTTCGCCGTCGTGGCCACGTTGGAGTACGGACCGGACCACGACCAGGTCGACCCCTTCGACATCACGATCCCCCGCATCGCCGAGAACGACGCCGAACACGCCCACGACGCCAGCTACCTGCATCCGGTCATCCGGGTGCACCGCGGCGGGCGGCTCGTCGCCGAGCACCACCTCGCCGAGAACCTCGAGAACCACTGGGACCTTCCCGCCGTGCACCACCAGCCACTCGTGCTCTTCCTCAAAGGCGTGCTGTCCGATGCCGACTGA
- a CDS encoding aromatic amino acid ammonia-lyase — translation MTRKVDLAAPLRIADLSAARDPVTVVVGPQVRQRVATARAFLSDVLGDDRAVYGATTGFGALVGYAGRAELRDQADNTLAHLGAGQGPDLGPEVVRATLLIRARSLARGASGVSPHVIDALTAMLATTFVPAVPRLGSVGASGDLIPLGAAAQALRGRGYAYLDGVRLPAAEALDKAGLTPLPLDGRDALALVNGTSLTTAAAALALDSVRASHRAVQMLTCLLADLLGSDPQFLDARLLRAYGHPGATDVGAYMRRVSAGLVPSGTRPLQEPYSIRCTPQLLGAAQDALRYVDSVVTADLDGVSDNPLFFPDEDLVVHGGNFFGQPAAFAADLLSMVVAQVGNLAERQLDLLVDPHRNGGLPPMLAAGPGQQHGLQGVQLAATALVAEIRRDAVPASMQSLPTNLHNQDVIPLGTQAALRALDQARLLHLIVGSLAVGLRQAAYVGAREPTAPGCAEVLAALVAAVPPIDPDRPLDGDVRRAADVIATVDVSPNSLT, via the coding sequence ATGACGAGAAAGGTAGATCTCGCGGCCCCGCTGCGGATCGCCGACCTGAGCGCCGCTCGCGACCCGGTGACGGTCGTGGTCGGGCCGCAGGTCCGGCAACGGGTCGCGACCGCCCGCGCGTTCCTGTCCGACGTGCTCGGCGACGACCGCGCGGTGTACGGCGCCACCACCGGCTTCGGTGCCCTGGTGGGGTACGCGGGCCGGGCCGAGCTGCGCGACCAGGCCGACAACACACTCGCGCACCTCGGTGCGGGGCAGGGCCCGGACCTCGGACCGGAGGTCGTCCGCGCGACCCTGCTGATCCGGGCCCGGTCACTGGCCCGAGGCGCATCGGGAGTCTCCCCGCACGTCATCGACGCCCTCACCGCGATGCTCGCGACCACCTTCGTCCCTGCGGTGCCCCGACTGGGATCGGTCGGCGCCAGCGGCGACCTGATCCCACTCGGCGCGGCCGCCCAGGCGCTGCGAGGACGCGGGTACGCCTACCTCGACGGCGTACGACTGCCCGCCGCCGAGGCGCTGGACAAGGCGGGTCTGACACCCCTGCCACTGGACGGCCGCGACGCCCTGGCCCTGGTCAACGGCACGTCGCTGACCACCGCGGCGGCGGCCCTCGCCCTGGACTCGGTGCGCGCCTCGCACCGGGCGGTCCAGATGCTCACCTGCCTGCTCGCCGACCTGCTCGGTAGCGACCCGCAGTTCCTCGACGCCCGGCTCCTGCGCGCCTACGGCCACCCGGGTGCCACCGACGTGGGCGCGTACATGCGCCGGGTCAGCGCCGGGCTCGTGCCGTCCGGCACACGCCCACTACAGGAGCCCTACAGCATCCGCTGCACACCACAACTGCTCGGCGCGGCGCAGGACGCCCTGCGCTACGTCGACTCCGTCGTCACCGCCGACCTCGACGGCGTCAGCGACAACCCGTTGTTCTTTCCCGACGAGGACCTCGTCGTGCACGGCGGCAACTTCTTCGGCCAACCGGCCGCGTTCGCCGCCGACCTGCTGTCGATGGTCGTGGCGCAGGTCGGCAACCTCGCCGAACGTCAACTCGACCTGCTCGTCGACCCGCACCGTAACGGCGGTCTGCCACCGATGCTGGCCGCTGGACCGGGACAGCAGCACGGCCTACAGGGCGTGCAACTGGCCGCGACCGCGCTGGTCGCCGAGATCCGCCGCGACGCCGTACCGGCGAGCATGCAGAGCCTGCCGACCAACCTGCACAACCAGGACGTCATCCCGCTGGGCACCCAGGCCGCGCTGCGGGCGCTGGACCAGGCCCGGCTGCTGCACCTGATCGTCGGGTCGCTCGCGGTGGGGCTGCGCCAGGCCGCGTACGTCGGCGCCCGTGAACCGACCGCGCCCGGCTGCGCCGAGGTGCTGGCCGCGCTGGTCGCGGCCGTACCGCCGATCGACCCCGACCGGCCGTTGGACGGTGACGTACGGCGCGCCGCCGACGTCATCGCGACTGTCGACGTTTCTCCGAACTCTCTCACCTGA
- a CDS encoding NAD(P)-binding domain-containing protein, producing the protein MTLDYLIIGAGPAGLQLAALLEADGKHDYLVLEGADIPGAFFARYPRHRQLISINKPHTGSDDPEANLRLDWNSLLSDDPALRFTGYTERYFPHADVMLRYLADFAAKTGAKVRYDSRVTSVGKVDGIFEVQAGQTYRARRLIVATGVSRPYLPQIPGLELAEQYADMSVDPRDYLDQKVLIIGKGNSAFETADNLMETTTLIHLAGPSSVRMAWRTHYVGHLRAVNNNFLDTYQLKSANAILDGDVRRIERDGTGFRVTFAFSRADEVTKELWYDRVLACTGFAFDPSIFDDTCRPELTIKDRFPAQTPAWESVNVPDLYFAGTLSQQRDFKRSTSGFIHGFRYAVRALHKILERRYDDTPWPSAALDATAESITDAIIARVNRTSALWQQFGFLADVVTVAGPHARYHDEVPVDYFTETGLRTADHDHRHAFVVTLEYGPEHDQVDPFDITVGRVAQNVVGQAHAAAYLHPVVRYHRDGQVVDTHHLAENLENQWDRPDVHVAPLTAFLDRCLSSAQG; encoded by the coding sequence GTGACGCTTGACTATCTGATCATCGGGGCCGGGCCGGCCGGCCTGCAGCTCGCCGCCCTGCTGGAGGCCGACGGTAAGCACGACTATCTGGTGCTGGAGGGCGCGGACATCCCGGGGGCGTTCTTCGCCCGCTATCCCCGCCACCGGCAACTGATCTCCATCAACAAGCCGCACACCGGCTCCGACGATCCCGAGGCGAATCTGCGGCTGGACTGGAACTCGCTGCTCAGCGACGATCCCGCACTGCGGTTCACCGGCTACACCGAGCGGTACTTCCCGCACGCCGACGTGATGCTGCGCTACCTGGCGGACTTCGCCGCGAAGACGGGCGCGAAGGTCCGCTACGACTCCCGGGTGACGTCGGTCGGCAAGGTCGACGGGATCTTCGAGGTCCAGGCCGGACAGACCTACCGGGCGCGGCGCCTCATCGTCGCCACCGGTGTCTCCCGGCCGTACCTCCCGCAGATCCCGGGCCTGGAACTCGCCGAACAGTACGCGGACATGTCCGTCGACCCGCGCGACTACCTCGACCAGAAGGTCCTGATCATCGGCAAGGGAAACTCCGCCTTCGAGACCGCGGACAACCTGATGGAGACCACCACCCTGATCCATCTCGCCGGGCCGAGTTCGGTCCGGATGGCCTGGCGGACCCACTACGTGGGGCACCTGCGCGCGGTCAACAACAACTTCCTCGACACCTACCAGCTGAAGTCCGCGAACGCGATCCTGGACGGCGACGTCCGACGCATCGAGCGCGACGGCACCGGCTTCCGGGTCACGTTCGCGTTCTCCCGCGCCGACGAGGTGACCAAGGAACTCTGGTACGACCGGGTGCTCGCCTGCACCGGATTCGCCTTCGACCCGTCGATCTTCGACGACACCTGCCGCCCGGAACTGACGATCAAGGACCGCTTCCCGGCCCAGACCCCCGCCTGGGAGTCGGTGAACGTCCCCGACCTCTACTTCGCCGGAACCCTCAGCCAGCAACGCGACTTCAAACGCTCCACCAGCGGCTTCATCCACGGCTTCCGGTACGCCGTGCGGGCCCTGCACAAGATCCTCGAACGACGGTACGACGACACGCCCTGGCCGTCGGCGGCGCTGGACGCCACCGCGGAGTCGATCACCGATGCCATCATCGCCCGCGTCAACCGCACCTCCGCCCTGTGGCAGCAGTTCGGCTTCCTCGCCGACGTGGTCACCGTCGCCGGACCACACGCGCGCTACCACGACGAGGTACCCGTCGACTACTTCACCGAGACCGGCCTGCGCACCGCCGACCACGACCACCGGCACGCTTTCGTCGTGACCCTGGAGTACGGCCCCGAGCACGACCAGGTGGATCCGTTCGACATCACGGTCGGCCGGGTCGCCCAGAACGTCGTCGGCCAGGCCCACGCCGCCGCCTACCTGCACCCCGTCGTCCGCTACCACCGGGACGGGCAGGTCGTGGACACCCACCACCTGGCGGAGAACCTGGAGAACCAGTGGGACCGACCCGATGTCCACGTCGCGCCGCTGACCGCGTTCCTCGACCGCTGCCTGAGCAGCGCACAGGGCTGA
- a CDS encoding alpha-hydroxy acid oxidase, whose product MLTLDGTQLNLADVADGARRRLDPVHWDFFAGGAGDERTLRANEDAFTRRWILPRILRGTRDRDLRISLLGRRVSMPVLIAPTAFHRLAHPEGEVATARAAADADTIMVVSMAATRPVEEIAAVGGPLWFQLYPQSDLAFTAALVRRAEAAGCRALVVTVDSPVFGRRERDLRHRFVDLPPGLVCENMRDPSGRIRDIEMDAGLDWGRIGRLRELTTLPILLKGILHPADARLAVAHGIDGVLVSNHGGRQLDAAVPTLDALPGIVAAVEGRLPVLLDGGIRRGTDILVALALGATAVLIGRPVLWGLAVGGTDGVRHVLDLLYADLDRAMALAGAAVPGDLTGDLVTTAAPG is encoded by the coding sequence ATGCTCACCCTGGACGGAACGCAGCTCAACCTGGCCGACGTGGCCGACGGTGCACGGCGTCGCCTGGACCCCGTGCACTGGGACTTCTTCGCCGGCGGGGCCGGCGACGAACGCACGCTGCGCGCCAACGAGGACGCCTTCACCCGACGCTGGATCCTGCCCCGGATCCTGCGCGGCACGCGCGACCGCGACCTGCGGATCTCACTTCTGGGCAGGCGAGTCTCGATGCCGGTGCTGATCGCACCGACCGCCTTCCACCGGCTGGCCCACCCCGAGGGAGAGGTGGCCACCGCGCGCGCCGCCGCCGACGCCGACACGATCATGGTGGTCAGCATGGCCGCGACCCGGCCGGTCGAGGAGATCGCCGCCGTCGGCGGGCCGCTGTGGTTCCAGCTCTATCCACAGTCGGATCTCGCGTTCACCGCAGCCCTGGTCCGGCGCGCCGAGGCCGCCGGTTGCCGCGCCCTGGTCGTCACGGTCGACTCGCCCGTGTTCGGCCGACGCGAACGCGACCTGCGGCACCGCTTCGTCGACCTGCCACCCGGCCTGGTCTGCGAGAACATGCGCGACCCGAGCGGCCGGATCCGCGACATCGAGATGGACGCCGGGCTCGACTGGGGACGCATCGGCCGGCTGCGGGAACTGACGACGCTGCCGATCCTGCTCAAGGGGATCCTGCACCCCGCCGACGCCCGGCTGGCCGTCGCACACGGCATCGACGGTGTGCTGGTCTCCAACCACGGCGGCCGACAACTCGACGCAGCGGTCCCCACCCTCGACGCGTTGCCCGGCATCGTCGCCGCCGTCGAGGGTCGACTACCGGTGCTGCTCGACGGCGGCATCCGCCGGGGAACCGACATCCTGGTGGCGCTCGCACTCGGCGCGACCGCAGTGCTGATCGGACGCCCGGTGCTCTGGGGCCTCGCCGTGGGCGGCACCGACGGCGTGCGGCACGTCCTCGACCTGCTGTACGCCGACCTCGACCGGGCGATGGCGCTGGCCGGCGCCGCCGTACCCGGCGACCTGACCGGCGACCTGGTCACCACGGCGGCACCCGGATGA
- a CDS encoding cytochrome P450 — MSTTTVLTVLMVCGAAWTVPYWLPPAVVRLREWVFARVNGSEGIPVPGPTVGMDHFERVYADPAADGRSRGAGLSDLFWYWLAPGPQMHQEHLEPGERYRTVAATTRRVLAIRRERADALATAATRRVLDELPADRTSHVRLRDLMMPVWAEVYHELVFDEVATPAARALIVANADDVVTALKCLGPRHMHRRDRLTRHLRDRIEAGTCPVTLPPPFSTQDTAWYLQGAFFNTAIVQMSEAMAHVLLALATHPELQHDADDDALDRVIDETLRVYPLFGVAHRITSAPITLPTGLSLPTGSVLLFNYPAFHRGGAAADGRFAPDRWRTLARGDAHFIPFGVPANRACPARGTAPIMLRAATREVLRRYALTSSASHTRSLPSRGPAYLTPPGHPGPGRLRLAAMRLRDRWADVGRSVRQLVFGTFMVVDARRKRLCTTYFEKAVR; from the coding sequence ATGAGCACAACGACCGTCCTGACCGTCCTGATGGTGTGCGGCGCCGCCTGGACCGTCCCGTACTGGCTGCCACCGGCCGTCGTCCGGCTCCGGGAATGGGTCTTCGCCAGAGTCAACGGCAGTGAGGGCATTCCGGTCCCGGGCCCCACCGTCGGCATGGACCACTTCGAGCGGGTGTACGCGGACCCGGCCGCCGACGGCCGCAGCCGGGGAGCCGGACTGTCGGACCTGTTCTGGTACTGGCTGGCACCCGGGCCGCAGATGCACCAGGAACACCTGGAGCCGGGCGAGCGCTACCGGACGGTCGCCGCCACCACCAGACGGGTCCTGGCCATCCGCCGGGAACGCGCCGACGCCCTCGCCACCGCCGCCACCCGCCGGGTGCTCGACGAACTACCCGCTGACCGAACCAGCCACGTGCGGCTGCGTGACCTGATGATGCCGGTCTGGGCCGAGGTCTACCACGAGCTGGTCTTCGACGAGGTGGCCACACCCGCGGCCCGGGCCCTCATCGTCGCCAACGCCGACGACGTCGTCACCGCGCTCAAGTGCCTCGGGCCGCGCCACATGCACCGACGCGACCGGTTGACCCGACACCTGCGCGACCGGATCGAGGCAGGCACGTGTCCGGTGACACTGCCACCCCCGTTCTCCACCCAGGACACCGCCTGGTACCTACAGGGCGCCTTCTTCAACACCGCGATCGTGCAGATGTCCGAGGCGATGGCGCACGTGCTGCTGGCGCTGGCCACACATCCCGAGCTCCAACACGATGCCGACGACGACGCGCTCGACCGGGTCATCGACGAGACACTGCGGGTGTACCCGCTCTTCGGCGTCGCCCACCGGATCACCTCGGCACCGATCACGCTGCCCACGGGGCTGTCCCTGCCCACCGGGTCGGTGCTGCTGTTCAACTACCCGGCCTTCCACCGAGGGGGAGCCGCCGCCGATGGCCGGTTCGCCCCGGACCGCTGGCGCACGCTCGCGCGCGGCGACGCACACTTCATCCCGTTCGGCGTACCCGCCAACCGGGCCTGCCCGGCCCGCGGCACCGCGCCGATCATGCTGCGCGCGGCGACCCGCGAGGTCCTGCGCCGGTACGCCCTGACCTCCTCGGCCTCCCACACCCGGTCGCTGCCGAGCCGAGGCCCCGCCTACCTGACCCCGCCCGGGCACCCCGGCCCGGGACGGCTGCGGCTGGCCGCCATGCGGCTGCGGGACCGGTGGGCCGATGTGGGCCGCAGCGTCCGACAACTGGTCTTCGGCACCTTCATGGTCGTCGACGCCCGCCGGAAACGGTTGTGCACCACCTACTTCGAGAAGGCGGTCCGATGA